One genomic window of Arachis hypogaea cultivar Tifrunner chromosome 8, arahy.Tifrunner.gnm2.J5K5, whole genome shotgun sequence includes the following:
- the LOC112706439 gene encoding U-box domain-containing protein 3, which produces METDIPVANYTYMGRTFTQLALGDHSSSAFSDCNSDRSGEFSTTSSQARRLFIACTADNSHDLITHLVTELQSSSIEDQKQAAMEIRLLAKNKPENRLKIAKAGAIKPLISLISSQDLQLQEYGVTAILNLSLCDDNKDAIASSGAIKPLVRALKTGTPAAKENAACALLRLSQVEENKPAIGKCGAIPPLVSLLESGGLRAKKDASTALYSLCSSVKENKIKAVKAGIMKVLVELMADFGGNMVDKSAYVASVLVSVMEARATLVEEGGIPVLVEMVEVGTQRQKEIAAVILLQVCQDCVIYRTMVAREGAIPPLVALSQNGTNRAKQKAETLIELLRQPRSGNGAAPPTS; this is translated from the exons ATGGAAACGGATATTCCGGTGGCCAATTACACTTACATGGGCAGGACTTTCACTCAACTCGCCCTCGGTGACCATTCCTCTTCTGCTTTCAGCGACTGCAACAGCGACAGATCTGGCGAGTTCTCCACCACTTCCTCACAAGCTCGCCGCCTCTTTATTGCCTGCACCGCCGACAACTCCCACGACCTCATCACCCACCTCGTCACCGAACTCCAATCCTCTTCCATCGAAGACCAAAAACAAGCTGCCATGGAGATCAGACTTCTCGCCAAGAACAAGCCCGAAAACCGCCTCAAGATCGCCAAAGCTGGCGCCATCAAACCTTTAATCTCCCTCATTTCATCTCAGGACCTTCAGCTTCAGGAATACGGCGTCACCGCCATTCTCAACCTCTCCCTCTGCGATGACAATAAAGACGCCATCGCTTCTTCCGGAGCGATTAAGCCCCTTGTTCGTGCACTCAAGACGGGTACTCCAGCGGCCAAAGAGAACGCCGCCTGCGCTCTCCTTCGGCTCTCGCAGGTGGAAGAGAACAAGCCGGCGATAGGGAAGTGCGGGGCGATTCCGCCGCTGGTAAGCCTTCTAGAAAGCGGCGGTTTACGAGCCAAAAAGGATGCGTCCACGGCGCTGTACTCGCTGTGCTCGTCAGTAAAGGAGAACAAGATCAAGGCAGTCAAGGCGGGGATCATGAAAGTGCTGGTGGAGCTCATGGCAGACTTCGGTGGGAATATGGTAGACAAGTCAGCTTATGTGGCAAGCGTTTTGGTTTCGGTAATGGAGGCAAGGGCAACTCTGGTGGAGGAAGGAGGGATACCTGTGCTAGTGGAGATGGTGGAGGTTGGGACGCAAAGGCAGAAGGAAATAGCGGCGGTTATTCTGTTACAGGTGTGCCAAGACTGCGTGATTTACCGTACGATGGTGGCGCGCGAAGGTGCGATTCCTCCTCTGGTTGCTCTGTCGCAGAACGGCACCAACCGCGCCAAGCAAAAG GCGGAGACACTGATAGAACTTCTACGGCAACCAAGATCCGGCAACGGCGCTGCTCCTCCTACATCATAA